One segment of Chromatiales bacterium DNA contains the following:
- a CDS encoding uracil-DNA glycosylase gives MGIQRWVPREPVRDSNSGLDHGTTSPASVAARASVTRERPTPADDWSGLESQVAQCTACGLHSGRTRSVFGVGNRRADWLVVGEAPGFEEDRRGEPFVGPAGKLLDAMLAALGLDRSRVYIANIVKCRPPDNRDPRPEESAACAGYLARQIEWIAPRVILAVGRVSAQSLLETDQSVGRLRGRVHRHAASGIPVVVSYHPAYLLRQPAEKRKSWQDLLLAAQVLRGVSGRAESA, from the coding sequence ATGGGCATCCAGCGCTGGGTGCCGCGTGAGCCCGTTCGCGATTCGAATTCCGGGCTGGATCACGGCACCACGTCGCCTGCTTCGGTCGCGGCGAGAGCGTCCGTCACGCGCGAGCGCCCAACGCCGGCCGATGACTGGTCCGGGCTTGAGTCGCAGGTCGCGCAATGCACGGCCTGCGGACTGCACTCCGGGCGCACCCGCAGCGTGTTCGGCGTGGGCAACCGCCGGGCGGACTGGCTGGTCGTGGGTGAGGCCCCGGGTTTCGAGGAAGACCGGCGCGGCGAGCCGTTCGTCGGCCCGGCCGGGAAACTACTCGATGCCATGCTCGCGGCGCTCGGGCTGGATCGCTCGCGGGTCTATATCGCCAACATCGTGAAGTGTCGGCCGCCGGACAATCGCGACCCGCGCCCGGAGGAGTCGGCCGCGTGTGCCGGTTATCTCGCGCGCCAGATCGAGTGGATCGCCCCCAGGGTGATTCTGGCGGTCGGGCGGGTGTCCGCCCAGAGCCTGTTGGAGACCGACCAGAGCGTCGGGCGGCTGCGCGGGCGTGTTCATCGTCATGCAGCCAGCGGTATCCCGGTGGTCGTCAGCTACCATCCGGCCTACCTGCTGCGTCAGCCGGCTGAAAAGCGCAAGTCCTGGCAAGACCTCCTGCTCGCCGCGCAGGTGCTGCGCGGGGTCTCCGGTCGCGCGGAGTCGGCATGA
- a CDS encoding 2-isopropylmalate synthase yields MATDRLIIFDTTLRDGEQSPGASMTRDEKVRIARALEKMRVDVIEAGFPIASHGDFESVQAVARAVQDSTVCGLARATDADIDRAGEALADAKSARIHTFIATSPIHMKMKLRMEPDEVVERAVAAVRRARRYTDNVEFSPEDAGRSETDFLCRVLEAVIDAGARTVNIPDTVGYNVPQQFGALIGTLIERVPNSDKAVFSVHCHNDLGLAVANSLSAVLAGARQVECTINGLGERAGNAALEEIVMAVRTRRDIFECDTTLDTTQIVNCSRLVSTITGFPVQPNKAIVGANAFAHESGIHQDGVLKHRQTYEIMSAEDVGWTANRIVLGKHSGRNAFRTRLAELGVEFEGEEELNAAFARFKDLADRKHEIFDEDLQALVSEAGVETENEQVRFVSLKAAVETGEVPRAGVTLWLDDGERSADAEGSGPVDAAFKAIEAIVPSGSTLKLYSVNAITSGTDAQGEVTVRLEKDGRIVNGQGADTDIITASAKAYVNAINKVLAPAERAHPQAADV; encoded by the coding sequence ATGGCCACCGATCGTTTGATCATTTTTGACACGACCTTGCGTGACGGGGAGCAGAGCCCCGGCGCGTCGATGACGCGCGACGAGAAGGTCCGTATCGCCCGAGCCCTCGAAAAGATGCGCGTCGACGTCATCGAGGCCGGCTTTCCGATTGCCAGCCACGGCGATTTCGAGTCCGTGCAGGCCGTCGCCCGCGCGGTGCAGGACTCGACCGTCTGCGGCCTCGCGCGCGCCACCGATGCCGACATCGACCGCGCCGGCGAGGCGCTGGCGGATGCGAAATCCGCACGCATCCATACGTTCATCGCAACTTCGCCGATCCATATGAAGATGAAGCTGCGCATGGAGCCCGACGAGGTCGTCGAGCGCGCCGTGGCGGCCGTCCGCCGTGCACGTCGCTACACCGACAATGTCGAGTTCTCGCCGGAGGACGCCGGACGCTCGGAGACGGACTTTCTCTGCCGCGTACTCGAGGCGGTCATCGACGCCGGTGCGCGCACGGTCAACATCCCGGACACGGTCGGCTACAACGTTCCCCAGCAGTTCGGCGCACTGATCGGCACGCTCATCGAGCGGGTGCCGAATTCGGACAAGGCGGTGTTTTCCGTGCACTGTCACAACGACCTCGGGCTGGCCGTGGCGAACTCGCTGTCGGCGGTGCTTGCCGGGGCGCGCCAGGTCGAGTGCACGATCAACGGCCTTGGCGAGCGCGCGGGCAACGCGGCGCTCGAGGAGATCGTCATGGCCGTTCGCACGCGTCGCGACATCTTCGAGTGCGACACGACGCTGGACACGACCCAGATCGTCAACTGTTCGCGGCTGGTCTCGACGATCACGGGCTTTCCGGTGCAGCCGAACAAGGCGATTGTCGGCGCAAATGCCTTTGCGCATGAGTCCGGGATCCACCAGGACGGCGTGCTCAAACACCGCCAGACCTACGAAATCATGAGCGCAGAAGACGTCGGCTGGACGGCGAACCGCATCGTGCTCGGCAAGCATTCCGGGCGCAATGCGTTTCGCACGCGCCTGGCCGAGCTCGGTGTCGAGTTCGAGGGCGAGGAAGAACTCAACGCGGCGTTTGCCCGGTTCAAGGATCTGGCCGACCGCAAGCACGAGATCTTCGACGAGGACTTGCAGGCCCTGGTCAGCGAAGCGGGCGTCGAGACCGAAAACGAACAGGTGCGTTTCGTGTCTTTGAAGGCCGCGGTCGAGACCGGCGAGGTGCCGCGCGCGGGCGTGACCCTGTGGCTCGACGACGGCGAGCGCAGCGCGGACGCCGAGGGCAGCGGCCCGGTCGATGCCGCATTCAAGGCGATCGAGGCCATCGTGCCCAGCGGCTCGACGCTGAAGCTGTATTCGGTCAATGCGATCACCAGCGGCACCGATGCCCAGGGCGAGGTCACGGTCCGCCTGGAAAAGGACGGCCGGATCGTCAACGGGCAGGGCGCGGACACCGACATCATCACGGCCTCGGCAAAGGCCTATGTGAACGCAATCAATAAGGTGTTGGCGCCGGCCGAGCGGGCCCATCCGCAGGCTGCGGACGTCTGA
- a CDS encoding 2-oxoglutarate dehydrogenase E1 component: MSNPVERLRPQSGYSAANAAWIEALYERFLADPASVSPQWREHFARFARNGATGPEPVHSEIRARYLHPPRHAPAPAAADDDDLAARQTRVLQLINAHRVRGHRCANVDPLNLAPTECVLDLDPNFHGLTDADLASTFNTGSLVAPDRLPLREILEIVREVYSGTIGSEYMHITDTEQKRWLQARLEGPRARLDIDAAGRRWILDRLTAAEGIERYLHNRYVGQKRFSLEGGESLIPLLDELIQRAGTQGVREIVIGMAHRGRLNVLVNILGKSPATIFDEFEGRNGSANGSGDVKYHMGFSSAVDTPGGPVHLALAFNPSHLEIVNPVVLGSVRARQDCRGDMTHLEVLPVLIHGDAAFAGQGVVMETLNMSQTHGYKVGGTVHIVVNNQIGFTTSDPYNARSTAYCTDVAKMVQAPIFHVNGDDPEAVLFVTRIALDYCNTFNSDVLIDLVCYRRHGHNEADEPAVTQPVMYRKIRTHPTVREIYAARLAESGDLPREDGEQMVREYRDALDRGELVSRPVIDQPRECGINWKPYLDVPWTISANTGVDAGHVRELGKRVLALPDCFRLHPRVERIWSDRTEMLAGEREVDWGMAETLAYATLLDEGYGIRLSGQDSGRGTFFHRHAVIYDQKTGKPHVPLWQFQHDRVIYRIIDSLLSEEAVLGFEYGYATADPHTLVLWEAQFGDFANGAQVVIDQFISSGEAKWGRLCGLVMLLPHGYEGQGPEHSSARPERYMQLCAEHNIQLCQPSTPAQVFHMLRRQMLRPFRHPLIVLTGKSLLRHKRCTSPVSELTDGEFQTVIDETTQIDPARARHLVFCSGRVYFDLIEAREARGIDDVPIIRIEQLYPFPHEAFDRIMARYGGVEKLIWCQDEPQNQGYWDQIKHRFYKPLQAGRRLFYAGRPAAASPATGYSKAHAAQRDALVEQALTGEIAPELNRRRP, encoded by the coding sequence ATGAGCAACCCCGTCGAGCGCCTGCGGCCGCAATCCGGCTATTCCGCAGCAAACGCCGCGTGGATCGAGGCACTCTACGAGCGATTCCTGGCCGATCCGGCCAGCGTTTCCCCGCAGTGGCGCGAGCACTTCGCCCGGTTCGCGCGCAACGGTGCGACCGGTCCAGAGCCTGTTCACTCGGAGATCCGCGCCCGTTACCTGCATCCGCCGCGCCACGCGCCGGCACCGGCAGCGGCGGACGATGATGACCTCGCCGCCCGCCAGACGCGCGTCCTGCAGCTCATCAACGCCCACCGCGTGCGCGGGCACCGCTGCGCGAACGTCGATCCGCTGAACCTCGCGCCGACCGAGTGCGTGCTCGATCTCGACCCAAACTTCCACGGCCTGACCGACGCCGACCTCGCCAGCACCTTCAACACCGGCTCGCTGGTGGCGCCCGACCGGCTGCCGCTGCGCGAGATTCTGGAGATCGTCCGCGAGGTCTACTCCGGCACGATCGGCTCGGAGTACATGCACATCACCGACACCGAGCAGAAACGCTGGCTGCAGGCGCGGCTCGAGGGTCCCCGGGCGCGTCTGGACATCGACGCGGCCGGCCGTCGCTGGATCCTCGACCGGCTCACGGCGGCCGAGGGCATCGAGCGCTACCTGCACAACCGCTACGTCGGTCAGAAGCGCTTCTCGCTCGAAGGCGGCGAGTCGCTGATCCCGCTGCTCGACGAACTGATCCAGCGCGCCGGCACGCAGGGCGTGCGCGAGATCGTCATCGGCATGGCGCACCGCGGGCGGCTGAACGTGCTGGTCAACATCCTTGGCAAATCGCCGGCGACGATCTTCGACGAGTTCGAAGGCCGCAACGGCTCGGCCAACGGCTCCGGCGACGTGAAATACCACATGGGCTTTTCGTCTGCCGTGGACACCCCGGGCGGGCCGGTGCATCTGGCGCTCGCGTTCAACCCCTCGCATCTGGAGATCGTCAACCCGGTCGTGCTCGGCTCGGTGCGCGCACGCCAGGACTGCCGCGGCGACATGACCCACCTGGAGGTTCTGCCGGTACTGATTCATGGCGATGCGGCGTTCGCCGGACAGGGTGTGGTCATGGAAACCCTGAACATGTCGCAGACCCATGGCTACAAGGTCGGCGGCACCGTGCACATCGTCGTGAACAACCAGATCGGGTTCACGACCTCCGACCCCTACAACGCACGTTCCACGGCCTACTGCACGGATGTCGCGAAGATGGTGCAGGCGCCAATCTTCCATGTGAACGGTGACGATCCCGAAGCCGTGCTGTTCGTCACACGCATCGCACTGGACTACTGCAACACCTTCAACAGCGACGTGCTGATCGATCTGGTCTGCTACCGGCGCCACGGCCACAACGAGGCCGACGAACCCGCGGTCACGCAGCCGGTGATGTACCGCAAGATTCGCACGCATCCAACCGTACGCGAAATCTATGCCGCGCGGCTGGCCGAATCCGGCGATCTGCCACGCGAAGACGGCGAGCAGATGGTGCGCGAGTACCGCGATGCACTCGATCGCGGCGAACTCGTCTCGCGGCCGGTGATCGACCAACCGCGCGAGTGTGGCATCAACTGGAAGCCGTATCTGGACGTGCCGTGGACCATCAGCGCGAACACCGGCGTCGATGCCGGGCATGTTCGCGAACTCGGCAAGCGCGTTCTCGCGCTGCCCGACTGCTTTCGGCTGCATCCGCGCGTCGAGCGCATCTGGTCCGATCGCACGGAAATGCTTGCCGGCGAACGCGAAGTCGACTGGGGCATGGCCGAAACGCTCGCCTACGCGACACTGCTCGATGAAGGTTACGGCATTCGCCTGTCGGGACAGGACAGCGGTCGCGGCACGTTCTTCCATCGCCACGCGGTGATCTACGACCAGAAGACCGGCAAGCCGCACGTACCACTGTGGCAGTTCCAGCATGATCGGGTGATCTATCGCATCATCGACTCGCTGCTCTCCGAAGAGGCCGTGCTCGGATTCGAGTACGGCTACGCCACCGCCGATCCGCACACGCTGGTGCTCTGGGAGGCGCAGTTCGGCGACTTCGCCAACGGTGCGCAGGTCGTCATCGACCAGTTCATCAGTTCCGGTGAAGCGAAATGGGGCCGTCTGTGCGGACTGGTCATGCTGCTGCCGCATGGCTATGAAGGCCAGGGCCCGGAACACTCCTCGGCACGCCCCGAGCGCTACATGCAGCTGTGCGCCGAGCACAACATTCAGCTCTGCCAGCCCAGCACACCCGCGCAGGTGTTTCACATGCTGCGCCGGCAGATGCTGCGCCCGTTTCGACATCCGCTGATCGTGCTGACCGGCAAGAGTCTGCTGCGGCACAAGCGCTGTACTTCGCCGGTCAGCGAACTCACCGACGGCGAGTTTCAGACCGTCATCGACGAGACGACGCAGATCGATCCGGCGCGCGCGCGCCATCTGGTGTTCTGCAGCGGCCGTGTGTACTTCGACCTGATCGAGGCGCGCGAGGCGCGCGGGATCGACGACGTGCCGATCATCCGCATCGAACAGCTGTATCCGTTTCCGCACGAGGCATTCGACCGCATCATGGCCCGCTATGGCGGCGTCGAAAAACTCATCTGGTGTCAGGACGAGCCGCAGAATCAGGGCTACTGGGACCAGATCAAGCATCGCTTCTACAAGCCGCTGCAGGCCGGTCGTCGATTGTTCTACGCGGGACGCCCCGCGGCCGCGTCGCCGGCCACCGGTTACAGCAAGGCACACGCCGCGCAGCGCGATGCGCTGGTCGAACAGGCCCTTACCGGCGAGATCGCGCCGGAACTCAATCGCAGGAGACCCTGA
- a CDS encoding class II fumarate hydratase — protein sequence MSDATRRTEHDSLGSVTLPASARYGAQTQRAIDNFRISDLRIPRGLIEGLGLIKGAAAHVNAQLELLAVDKAGAIEASADAVANGEHDAQFPVDVFQTGSGTSWNMNANEVIANLASERLGRPVHSNDHVNLGQSSNDTIPSAIHLAATLALQRTLIPALDHLRDTIYRRANDYSDLVKTGRTHLMDAMPLTVGQEFSGWGCQVRLASERLRGTLMRISTLAQGGTAIGTGINAHPEFGARVCERLSERTGIEFASNLNFFEALGAQDASVELSGQLKVVAVSLMKIANDLRWMNSGPLAGLGEISLPALQPGSSIMPGKVNPVIPEAVAMVGAQVIGNDATITVAGQSGNFQLNVMLPVIGYNLLQSIELLANAATALADLAIAGLRINEKTLARSVERNPMLVTALNRIIGYERGARIAKRAYAEGRPLIDVACEETDLAREELQRLLDPKSLTRGGIKK from the coding sequence ATGTCCGACGCAACGCGGCGTACGGAACACGACTCACTCGGCAGCGTCACCCTGCCGGCCAGCGCACGCTATGGCGCGCAGACCCAGCGCGCGATCGACAACTTCCGCATCTCGGATCTGCGGATTCCGCGCGGCCTGATCGAGGGACTGGGTCTGATCAAGGGCGCCGCGGCGCATGTGAACGCGCAGCTCGAACTGCTTGCAGTCGACAAAGCCGGAGCGATCGAGGCATCCGCCGACGCGGTCGCCAACGGCGAACACGACGCGCAGTTCCCGGTCGACGTGTTTCAGACCGGCTCGGGCACCTCCTGGAACATGAACGCGAACGAGGTCATCGCGAACCTGGCCAGTGAACGGCTCGGCCGGCCCGTGCATTCGAACGACCATGTCAATCTGGGACAGAGTTCCAACGACACGATCCCGAGCGCCATCCATCTCGCCGCAACACTGGCATTGCAGCGCACGCTGATTCCGGCACTGGACCACCTGCGCGACACGATCTACCGGCGCGCAAACGATTACAGCGATCTGGTCAAGACCGGGCGCACACACCTCATGGACGCGATGCCCCTGACCGTCGGCCAGGAATTCTCGGGCTGGGGCTGCCAGGTGCGGCTTGCAAGCGAACGCCTGCGCGGCACGCTGATGCGCATCTCGACGCTCGCGCAGGGCGGAACGGCCATCGGCACCGGCATCAACGCCCATCCGGAATTCGGCGCGCGCGTATGCGAGCGTCTCAGCGAACGCACGGGAATCGAGTTCGCATCGAACCTGAATTTCTTCGAGGCACTCGGCGCGCAGGACGCATCCGTGGAGCTTTCGGGACAGCTCAAGGTCGTCGCGGTGAGCCTGATGAAGATCGCCAACGATCTGCGCTGGATGAACTCCGGTCCGCTCGCCGGGCTCGGCGAGATCAGCTTGCCCGCGCTGCAACCGGGTTCGAGCATCATGCCCGGCAAGGTCAACCCGGTGATTCCCGAAGCGGTCGCGATGGTCGGCGCGCAGGTCATCGGCAACGACGCCACCATCACGGTCGCCGGTCAGTCCGGCAACTTTCAGCTCAACGTCATGCTGCCGGTGATCGGCTATAACCTGCTACAGTCGATTGAACTGCTCGCGAACGCCGCGACGGCGCTTGCGGACCTGGCGATTGCGGGGCTGCGCATCAACGAGAAGACGCTCGCGCGCTCGGTCGAACGCAACCCAATGCTGGTGACGGCACTGAACCGCATCATCGGCTACGAACGCGGTGCGCGCATCGCCAAACGCGCATACGCCGAAGGCCGGCCACTGATCGACGTGGCCTGCGAGGAGACCGATCTCGCGCGCGAGGAACTCCAGCGTCTGCTCGACCCGAAATCCCTGACCCGAGGCGGAATAAAAAAATGA
- a CDS encoding alpha/beta hydrolase, protein MEHTVPEKFRLTDGRAIALAAFGAPDGLPTAYCHGFPGSRLEAGLLDAAARAAGLRVIALDRPGLGGSDFQAGRTLAQWPADVAAVMDALGIERFRVLGLSGGGPYATACAAVLGRRVERLSLVCPLGPLADPHSTDRMGLLAGWLIDLARAFPAFATASYSRIVGPLLGMFPTLALSMVTGIAPPADREVLAREDVRSIVLDSMRAAFAQGGAGAAHELQVYTHDWGVDLGAMTVPVDLWHGEADRTVPIEMAHWYAQALPGCAAHLLPDEGHFSLPVRHAPAILKALARPV, encoded by the coding sequence ATGGAACACACCGTTCCCGAGAAGTTCCGTCTCACGGACGGCCGCGCGATCGCGCTGGCCGCGTTCGGGGCCCCCGATGGTCTGCCGACGGCATATTGCCACGGTTTCCCGGGCTCGCGGCTCGAGGCCGGGCTGCTCGATGCCGCGGCGCGCGCGGCCGGGCTGCGGGTGATCGCGCTGGATCGTCCGGGGCTGGGCGGGTCGGATTTCCAGGCCGGGCGCACGCTTGCGCAGTGGCCGGCGGATGTCGCCGCGGTCATGGACGCCCTCGGCATCGAGCGCTTTCGCGTGCTGGGCCTTTCCGGCGGCGGACCCTACGCGACGGCCTGCGCGGCCGTGCTGGGCCGCCGGGTGGAGCGCCTGTCGCTGGTCTGCCCGCTCGGGCCGCTGGCCGATCCGCACTCGACCGACCGGATGGGCCTGCTGGCCGGCTGGCTGATTGATCTGGCACGCGCGTTTCCGGCGTTTGCGACGGCGAGTTACAGCCGTATCGTCGGGCCGCTGCTCGGCATGTTTCCGACGCTTGCGCTTTCTATGGTGACCGGCATCGCGCCGCCGGCCGATCGCGAGGTGCTTGCGCGCGAGGACGTGCGCAGCATCGTGCTCGACTCCATGCGCGCGGCGTTTGCCCAGGGCGGCGCGGGTGCCGCGCACGAGTTGCAGGTGTATACGCACGACTGGGGCGTGGATCTGGGTGCGATGACCGTGCCCGTGGATCTGTGGCACGGCGAGGCGGATCGCACCGTGCCGATCGAGATGGCCCATTGGTACGCGCAGGCGCTGCCCGGATGCGCCGCGCATCTGCTGCCGGACGAGGGACATTTCTCGTTGCCGGTGCGCCATGCACCGGCGATCCTCAAGGCGCTCGCCCGGCCGGTGTGA
- a CDS encoding acryloyl-CoA reductase: protein MPAFPAFRIHDDKGRAGVEPTTIDQLGEDAVLIRVDWSSINYKDALAGTGRGKILRRFPLIGGIDLAGTVVESADKRFSAGQPVIVTGYGLSQTHDGGYSRYARVPGDWVVAMPEGMTARTAMILGTAGFTAGLALERMEMIGLTPAHGPIAITGATGGVGSIAIDLFTQAGYEAVAITRKTTRADELRGFGATRVAHPSEFDMGTRPLEAALWGGAVDSVGGELLAWLTRTTNPWGAIASIGLAGGHQLSTTVMPFILRGVSLIGINSADCAMDLRLKVWARLAGANAPRHLEELVSQEIGLDELMPTFQRLLDGDHAGRTLVRLRD, encoded by the coding sequence ATCCCGGCGTTTCCCGCGTTTCGAATCCACGACGACAAGGGGCGTGCCGGCGTCGAACCGACGACCATCGATCAGCTCGGCGAGGATGCCGTGCTCATCCGCGTCGACTGGTCGTCGATCAACTACAAGGACGCGCTCGCAGGCACCGGCAGAGGCAAAATCCTGCGCCGCTTTCCGCTGATCGGGGGCATCGATCTCGCCGGCACCGTCGTCGAGTCGGCCGACAAGCGATTCAGCGCAGGCCAACCCGTCATCGTCACCGGCTACGGGCTCAGCCAGACCCACGACGGCGGTTACAGCCGCTATGCTCGCGTGCCCGGCGACTGGGTCGTCGCAATGCCCGAAGGCATGACCGCGCGCACGGCCATGATCCTAGGCACGGCCGGATTCACCGCCGGTCTTGCGCTCGAACGCATGGAAATGATCGGGCTCACACCCGCGCACGGGCCGATTGCGATCACCGGTGCCACCGGCGGCGTGGGCTCGATCGCGATCGACCTGTTCACGCAGGCGGGCTACGAGGCCGTTGCAATCACGCGCAAGACCACGCGCGCCGATGAGCTCAGGGGTTTCGGCGCGACACGCGTCGCGCATCCGAGCGAATTCGACATGGGCACACGACCGCTGGAGGCCGCGCTCTGGGGCGGCGCGGTGGATTCCGTCGGCGGCGAGCTACTGGCCTGGCTCACGCGTACAACCAACCCATGGGGCGCGATCGCGTCCATCGGGCTCGCCGGCGGGCATCAGCTGTCGACGACGGTTATGCCGTTCATCCTGCGCGGCGTAAGCCTGATCGGCATCAACTCCGCCGACTGCGCGATGGACCTGCGGCTGAAGGTCTGGGCACGGCTGGCCGGAGCCAACGCCCCGCGTCATCTCGAAGAACTCGTGAGCCAGGAGATCGGGCTCGATGAACTGATGCCGACCTTCCAGCGCCTGCTCGACGGCGACCACGCCGGCCGCACGCTGGTGCGTCTGCGCGACTGA
- the rimI gene encoding ribosomal protein S18-alanine N-acetyltransferase produces MTAADVSQVARNDAAGYEFPWSERIFADCLDAGYQSLVLEDGSGLIGHGIIAVAAGEAHVLNLCVVPAARRRGHARRLLGEMLQRAAGAGARRVFLEVRASNIGALALYWRIGMRIIGRRDGYYPAAGGREDGLVLTLDMNLPQESHGLTE; encoded by the coding sequence ATGACGGCTGCCGATGTCTCGCAGGTCGCGCGTAACGATGCGGCCGGATATGAGTTTCCCTGGTCCGAACGCATCTTTGCAGACTGTCTGGATGCCGGGTACCAAAGCCTTGTGCTTGAGGACGGTTCGGGTCTGATCGGTCACGGCATCATTGCGGTCGCCGCCGGCGAAGCGCATGTCCTGAACCTCTGTGTGGTGCCGGCGGCTCGGCGTCGCGGTCACGCGCGTCGGCTCCTCGGCGAGATGCTCCAGCGCGCCGCCGGCGCCGGTGCGCGGCGGGTGTTCCTGGAGGTACGGGCCTCCAACATCGGCGCGCTCGCGCTGTACTGGCGGATCGGGATGCGTATCATTGGCCGCCGCGACGGGTACTACCCGGCCGCTGGCGGGCGCGAAGATGGTCTGGTCCTGACGTTGGACATGAACCTTCCGCAGGAATCCCACGGTCTGACTGAAT
- the sucB gene encoding dihydrolipoyllysine-residue succinyltransferase translates to MSTEVRVPTLPESVADATLAEWHKAVGDRVERGENLADLETDKVVLELPAPVSGTVHELRVEVGATVQANAVIALIEETGEAIEAAPGAAADSSEKPAKPAATASMPPAETTPAATTGAQSAANASPSVRRQMREQGVDPSSVQGSGKHGRILAGDLSGARATGERPSERVPMTRLRARIAERLLDAKQSTAMLTTFNEVDMLALMELRKRHRDAFEKRHGVKLGFMSMFVRAASEALRAFPAVNASIDGPDIVYHGFYDIGVAVSTERGLVVPVLRDADRMSLADIERGIGDFATRARDGSLSYEDLAGGTFTITNGGVFGSMLSTPILNPPQSAILGMHATRERPVVVDGQIVVRPIMYLALSYDHRLIDGAEAVRFLVHIKDSIEDPARLLLDL, encoded by the coding sequence ATGAGCACCGAAGTACGCGTACCGACGCTTCCCGAGTCGGTCGCTGATGCGACACTCGCCGAGTGGCACAAAGCCGTTGGCGATCGCGTGGAACGCGGCGAGAACCTGGCCGATCTGGAGACCGACAAGGTCGTGCTGGAACTGCCGGCACCGGTCAGCGGCACGGTGCACGAACTTCGCGTCGAGGTCGGCGCAACCGTCCAGGCCAATGCCGTCATTGCACTGATCGAGGAAACCGGCGAAGCCATCGAAGCGGCGCCCGGCGCGGCAGCCGACAGCAGCGAAAAGCCTGCCAAACCGGCCGCAACGGCGTCCATGCCGCCGGCCGAAACCACACCCGCTGCAACAACCGGCGCGCAATCCGCTGCAAATGCGAGCCCGTCGGTGCGCCGGCAGATGCGCGAACAGGGCGTCGATCCGTCCAGCGTCCAGGGCAGCGGCAAGCACGGCCGCATTCTCGCCGGCGATCTCAGCGGCGCGCGTGCCACCGGTGAACGGCCCTCCGAGCGCGTGCCGATGACGCGGCTGCGCGCGCGCATCGCCGAACGTCTGCTCGACGCGAAACAGTCCACCGCCATGCTGACGACGTTCAACGAGGTCGACATGCTCGCGCTGATGGAACTGCGCAAGCGCCATCGCGACGCCTTCGAGAAACGCCATGGCGTGAAGCTCGGCTTCATGTCGATGTTCGTGCGCGCGGCAAGCGAGGCGCTGCGCGCATTTCCGGCCGTGAATGCATCGATCGACGGCCCGGACATCGTCTATCACGGTTTCTACGACATCGGTGTCGCGGTATCGACCGAACGCGGCCTGGTCGTGCCGGTGCTGCGCGATGCCGACCGCATGTCACTCGCCGACATCGAACGCGGCATCGGTGACTTCGCCACTCGCGCGCGCGATGGTTCGCTGAGCTACGAAGACCTCGCCGGCGGAACGTTCACGATCACCAACGGTGGCGTGTTCGGCTCGATGCTTTCCACGCCGATCCTCAATCCGCCGCAAAGCGCCATTCTCGGCATGCACGCGACTCGTGAGCGACCCGTCGTCGTCGACGGCCAGATCGTCGTGCGGCCGATCATGTATCTGGCGCTGAGCTACGACCATCGCCTGATCGACGGTGCGGAGGCCGTGCGCTTCCTGGTCCACATCAAGGACTCGATCGAGGATCCGGCGCGGCTGCTGCTGGATCTGTAG